The Pseudoalteromonas rubra region TTCAGGGCTGCGCAAGTACAGGTAAACAATCAACAGGCGCTGCATTTCAAATGCACGAACAACCTTCCAATGGCAAATCTATAGCTTATTTCTTTCAACCAGACATGGCAGGTGTTAATTCCTGTTTACTAGTTGGTGTCGATGATATTCATAAAGGTTGTATAGGTTACCCTGGTTTTGCGAAAGTGGAAATTGACCCAGGGACTCGCAAAATATCATTTACGCCTAATGCTCTGATTAAGATCGCTAACCTGTCTTATGAATACAATTTTGAACCAAACAGGGTTTATTACTTCGAGTACCAGCATTTTACTAGTAAGGCAGCTTCTGAGAAAGCAGTTGAAAGTCATTACAACATGATACTTGGATATCATCTAGGTTGGGTATCGCTTGAAGAACAAGAAGCACTATTAAAATTGAAAAACCTGAAGGCATGGAAGTGAGTAAACATAACAAGTTACTCAAAAGGACGTATTCGTCCTAACTCATTCCTGACCAAAAAAATGTTAGAGCGGCCGTCCGCTGCTCATTCACCCAAGCACCCACCTACATACTTTGAAACGATTTGTCATACTCATCTGGACCCACCTTTGCTACACTTCCTGAATCGTCGTCATCGCATATTGGAAGTTTTATGTTTTCTCTAATCAAAGGGTTATTGTTTAAGTCTCTGAAGCACCAGGCGGGCCGAAAAGTGGCTGATGCTGTTGTTGAAAAATGTGTTCAGCAGGGCATGGAGTATATGCGTGGGCGAGGTGGTGCAGCGCCACAAAAGGCCAGCGAGCTGGACGGATTGATTGTCGGGCTCAATAACCTGACGGCCAGGCGATTGCCTGATGGTCAATACCCGATCAGATTAGAGCATCAAACCCTGATAGTTACCATTGAAAACCATGGGATTGTATCTATTACGGAGTTACACACCGATTAGTAAAGACCAGGCAGAGCTTTGATTTATTTGAAGTTAAACACAGAAATAGATTGTAATACTCATGTCTGATCGCTATGTAAGTATTTGAAAATGTTTGAAAAGTATTAACCATCTACGAAAGTTGTTAGCCTGAGTCAGCTGTAGGCTTAGTAAAAGGTTTACTTTTCCTCACCGGTGTTTAAAGTTGCGCGCTATACAAGCTGAGGAACAGACTCCTGGCATCGTGCCCCACTTCGTACGCTGGCGCGCAAAGAGACTTTGGGTGTCTTCTCTGAGTTGTCAAATTGAGTGCCACTTTACTTGCCAATTCTGCCAAACCATATGGGTAACACCAGGGCCTCTCAGAAAGCACCGATGTTTATCGGGCACTGTTGAGTTGACCCAATCTACGCGCCCGTAACGTGAGCAGCATGCGTTGATACTTCACTCATATTGCTGCAATCGCGAAACTTTCTCAATCTGGCATGCCATCTTCGGCCTGTTTAACAGCCAGCCTTACGGCAACGTACCAGACATTCTGGCTCTACCTGTTGCACTTCATTTTGAGTATTGGTTAACAAGAGGCGGTTAAATAGCCACCTGTGGTTCAGCCTTTGTTGATGAATTTGCTACTAATTTTTTGCTCTTTTGTCTGTTTTATGAGCAAATTCGCGGAGTTAAACATTTTTATTCTTTTCATAAAACCGATAACTTTCTGACTTAAATGAATAAATTATGCTTAAAAGGAAATGCTAGGTGGTATATTCAATAAAATTATATAAATTATATTGTATACACTGTGTGCGTAGTGTTAATAATATGTCACCTCTTCTGGGGTTTGGATACACATTTTAAAAAGGTTGAATTATGAAAATAAAAGCAATACTCGCTGCGCTTCCCTTGCTCTGTGCAAGTGTAGAAGCCGCACAACAACAGATTGAACGACACTTTAAACCACTGAGTGTGGCCGATCTGCAATTAGCACATGGCGATGAGGGTCATAATCACGCCGCACAGGACAACGCGCCAACAGCAGCACGTGACACTGCGCTGCATTCACATTTGCCCGTGATGATGCAGATGGCGTCTGGGCAGGTTGATCTTGCCAGTGGCTGTGACTTAACCGCATTTGCTAACGCGAGTGCATCGACAATCGTGGCACAGATCACGGGGCAGGGTGCAACCTGCGTTAATGATCTGTTCAGTGCGCCGTCGGCGACTCAGGTGGCGACTTTTACATCGGCCAAAATGTTGGCCGCGGCGCAGCAAGCGACGACTCTGTCAGGTAGCTATAGTGGCGCCGGCAGCAGTGAGCTGGAAGCGCTGTTTTTGTTTATTCGTGCGGGTTTTTATGTGGAGTTTTACAATGACTCCGTGAGCTTCGATCCCACAGTGCAGAGCACGGTTCGAAGTGCCCTCGATGCCTTTGTGAATAACCGTCATTTCTATGACAACAATGATGCGCACGGAGAAGTGCTGAGTGAAGTCATGACGACGATGGACTCTGCCGAGCTGCAGCACGTTTATCTGCCTGTGGTCAAAGCCTGGTTATCTCGCTGGAGTGAAAGCTATGCAACGAGCTGGCATATGCGTGGTGCGGTTAATGGGATCTTCACAATTTTATTCCGGGGTCAATGGAACAGTGATTTCGTTACGCTGGTTGGTAAAGATACGGAACTGGTTAGCTTACTGGCTAATTTCACCAAGCAAAGCTGGATGGTGGGATCTGACGCAGAATTCATGATTATTAACGCGGGCAGAGAACTTGCCCGACTGAAAAACTATCAGGGTACGCCTATCCAGAGCGCGGTTGATACAGCCCTCAAAGCGCTGTTTTCGACTTATCAGAGCTATGGTTATGGGGATGGGATCTGGCTTGGTGCCGCTGATGTTGCGGCCTATTACGCGGATTGTAATGATTTTGGGATCTGTGGGTTTAAAGAGGAGCTGACCAACAAGGCCTTGTCACAGACCTATCAGTGCAGCAGCACAATCCGTATTCGATCTCAAGATATGACTCAGGCACAACATCTGTCAGCATGTGACACTATGGCAGCGGAAGAGACTCGCTTCCATACCATGCTCGAAACCAATCAAACGCCAGTTGCTGATGACAACAATACAATGCTACAGGTGAACATTTTTAACAGCAGCAGTGACTACAAAAAGTATGCTGGACCAATTTTTGGTATTGGCACAGATAACGGCGGTATGTATCTGGAAGGCGATCCGAGTGTGGTTGGCAACCAGGCAAACTTCATTGCCTATGAAGCCAGTTATGCTAAGGCTGATCACTATGTCTGGAATCTGGAGCACGAATACGTGCACTACCTGGATGGCCGTTTTGACCTGTATGGTGATTTTAACGCGCCAACTGAGGCAATCGTGTGGTGGAGCGAAGGGGTTGCAGAGTATGTGGCAAACCTGAACGACAATCAGCGTGCCATTGATACAATTAAAGACGGCAGCACATATCAGTTAGGCGAAGTATTTGAAACCACTTATGATGGTTTTGACCAGGATCGTATCTATCGCTGGGGCTATCTGGCGGTACGCTTCATGATTGAAACACATAAAGATGAAGTCAATGCAATGCTGGGGGAGACGCGGGTTGGTAACTGGAGTGCCTATAAAACGCGTATGAATAAGTGGGCCGCACAGTACAGCAACGAGTTTACTCAGTGGACACAGCAACTGGCCGGGGACACCAATCAGGCACCAACAGCCGTGATCAATGGGCCTTATCAGGGTACCGCTGGTTCAGCGGTCAGCTTCAGCAGTCAGGGCAGTTCAGATCCTGAAGGTCAAAGCCTGAGCTATTTGTGGCAGTTTGGCGATGGCGCGCAGAGCACCCAGGCCAGCCCCACACATACTTACGGGGATGCCGGAAATTATACGGTGACATTAAAAGTAACCGACAGTGAGGGATTGGCACATCAAGTCACCACTCAGGCCGTGATTGACGCAGATCAGGGGATCACTGAGCTGCAAAATGGTCAGGCAGTGCGTGTTGCTGGCGCTCAGGACGAACTGAAGTACTTTAAAGTCCAACTGCCGGCCGGGGCAACTGATCTGACGGTGAGCACTAGTGATGGCACGGGTGATGTTGATTTATACCTGAGCCATGGTCAGCAGCCAACGCTGGACACTTACGATTGTCGACCTTATGTCGGCGGTAACGCTGAGCGATGCGATGTTGCGACACCGCAGACCGGAGAGTATTACATAATGCTCAGAGGTTATAACGCATACACTGATGTGAGCTTGGTCGCAAGCTTTACAGCACCGGTAGCGGGTTTGCCGGATACTTGCGTGGACCAGGGCAGTGTCTCTGGTGGCCGACTATCCGCTGATCAGGCGGTTTGCCTAAGTGATCAGGATCCTATGTGGTTTAGCCTGGAGAATGTGAGTGGTCAGCAGAGCATTCGCATTGAAACTGCACATGGCAATGGTGATTTGACGCTTGAGTACAGTAATCAGGGCTGGCCTGACGGGAGCAATGTTGACGCTCGCTCCGAGCGCGCAGGCAATGGTGAATGTATCAACCTCAGCGGGCAAAGCCAGTACTGGGGATATTTGAAGGTGAGCGGTGCGCCAAGTGGTGCCACTATCCAGGTTACTTATAACGATGGCTGGTGTAACTAAGGTTAAGACTATTTAATAAACGTGCTTGAAGGTTGGAGAGACAGGCTCTAGATTTAAAGGGTCTTCTCCAGCCTTTTGTGGCAGCTATTTGTGAAATTAAACCTGTTGATTAATGGCCTTATCTTACTTTTATTCAGTGTACTATTGCCGTCGCATGCAGCAGAGCGGCTGAACATCTATGTCTACCACAATAAACCGCCTTACATCATGAATCAGGCAGAGCAACGCGGCTTGTATTTTGACTTTGTAGCCTTACTCAATGCGTCTCAGTCTCACACCCGTTATAAGCTGGTCTACCTGCCACGCAGGCGTATTGAACGGGATCTTAACGAGCAAACTCTCGATGGTGCTGTATTGGGGGTTCACCCTGTGTGGTTTAAAGACCCCGATAAATCACGTTATTTGTGGAGTGCTGCCCTGATGTATGACACCGATGAATTTGTCTCTTGTGCTGAAAACCCCTTTGAATACGATGGCGCGGCTTCTATGGCCAACAAAAAGTTTGGTGGCATTTTGGGTTATCATTATTTTCGCACGGTTAAGCCGGTAAAAGCGGGGGCGCTTGAGCGCGTTGATGCAAACAGTGAAGAAGGTTTGTTGGAGCTGGCACTGAGAGAGCGTGTTGATTTTGCGATTGTCAGCCGTTCAACACTAAACTACTTTATCAAAAAGAATCGCTGGCAGGACCATTTCCACCTGTCCAAACAACCTCATGAATCTTACTATCGGGCGATGCTTTTACCAAAACAATTCCAGCCTCAGTACGACAGGTTATTAGCCATACTCAGTGATCGAGAATTTCACAACAAGCTGACACAATTATTAAGCCGTTATCAGATAGATGCAGGTCCGGGTTGAGTCTTGCGCGTTTATATCGGGCTCAGGTTTTGAACCCAAATTTATCAATTAATGACTGTCACTAAGACAGAGCAGCTTTACCAGCTTCCGGTATTTTCCATGCTTAGCCAGGGCTCTTGCGGTGGCAGCGGCTCACCTTGTTGCAACAACTCAATGGAGATACCATCGGGGGATTTGATAAAAGCCATGTGCCCGCATCTGGGAGGGCGATTAATAGTAACGCCCGCCGCCTGAAGCTTTTCGCACAGCGCGTAAATATCTTCTACGGCAAAAGCTAAATGCCCGAAGTTGCGCCCGCCAGTGTATTGTTCAGTATCCCAGTTGTAAGTAAGCTCAATGGTGGGAGAAAAGTGCGTTTTAGCGTCTTCCAGCTGGCCTGGTGCAGCCAGATAAACCAGTGTAAAACGGCCTTTTTCACTGTCTTTACGTTTTACTTCCACCAAACCCAGTAGATCACAGTAAAAATTTAATGATGCGTCGAGGTTCTCGACCCGAACCATAGTATGCAGATATTTCATAAATTTGCCCCTTTAAAGTCAGGACTGAAAGATAAGGGCATATCGAGAAAAATCAAGGAGAGCAGGGGGATTGCTCTCCCGATTGCGTCAGACTATCAATACTCTGCGGTCAATGTGACATCGCTGAAGCCTTTATAGGCTTTCACAGAAATATGCCATGTACCGGTTTGAGGTTGAGTTTGTGTGCACGTTTCGGCATTGCCATCTTTGTATGGACGGCAATCGTAACTGGATGAGGTTGGCTGGGCGCCATAACGAACATACAGATCGGCATCACCGCTGCCGCCGGAGGTACTGACGGTGAGCTTAGTGGCACTGGCTGGCACATCAAAGGTTTTATGGATCCAGTTGCCTGTTGTTGCATTCAACCCAGTCCAGACTTGTTTATTACCATCTCCCGGTGGGGTGCCCAGATCATATTGGCCGACTATGGATACACCGGAAAACGCCTGATAACCTCGGACCACGATATAATAAGTGCCAGCTTGTGCCGGGTTGATACTGCAACTTTCATTATTACCATCTTTATATGGGCGGCAATCATACGTTGAGGTAGTGGGTTTTTGAGCAAAGCGTACATAAAGATCGGCATCGCCACTTCCACCACTCATGGTAAAGCGCAGATTACTTGCTCCTTCTGGTACAAGCATGGTAAAGACCTTTTCACTGTCAGCGGCGCCTGACAGGTTACCGACAGGCTGGCCGTTTTGCAGCTCATTGCCCGGGTCAACCGGGCCACTGTCTCTGTCGATGATTGACAGCGAATTGGCGGCGCGCTTGAGTGTCATGGTTTCTCCAAGCTCACTGGCATACCACCAACTGATATTGGCAGGCAGCGCCAGCGCGTCGGCAGCACGTTGTTCGCGCGTGAGCGTATCTGCGCCAGCTGTGAATTGCGCGGTTTGTACTTTCAGGGTGTCGGGTGCAACACTTAGTACTTTAAACTGTTGAATGCTGGCTAAATCAATCGTCCAGCTTTTTGGGTCGTTGGCAGAGCGTGCCGGGGCACCCCAGCTGCCTTCACCCACATACACGGTACCGCCTGTGGTGGTTTTGGTAAATCCGGACCCAGAAGGCTGTAGAGCTTCGGTCAGCTTGTTGATGTGTGTATCGGATTCCACGACCAGGTTCATACCATGCTGATAAAACAAATCAGCCCACCAGGTATGCAAAATCGTATTGTCTGACTTACCAGAGTAATGGGGGTACATGGGTTTATGGTATTGAGCAATGCGCCACTTGGTGCTAGCGCCATTACTTTGCAAGTCTTGTTTCAGCCAGTTGTTCATAGCCGTCGCATAGGCAGACCAGCCGCTGTCTTTATACTGACTGTTTAGGGTGTAAACACGCAGGAGGTTAGCAATATTAAAGGCACCATAGCTGTCTTTATTGGTGCAGGCTCCATCTTTGTCAAAGTCTACGCCGAATACCTGACAAAGCGTTTTAAAGTTGTCACCTTCGTGGTTACCAAATGTGGCAACAAACGGGTAAATTCGTTTATAGTTTTGCCCGTCGATCACGTCGTTTGAAAATGTCAGCTGCCAGTCTTTGAGGTACTCTCGCATTTCCTGAGCTGAATTGGCATTGGTATAGTCACCACCATGCATGATAAACAAAGGGCGGATCTTTGCGACCAGTTCGTTGCCTTCACGTCGAGTCGTCCAGCCTGTGCGGGTGTCTCCGCCAGCGATGGCGACAAACCCTGTGCTAGTTTGAGGGGCAGTCTTAAACCATAAGCGCTGGCCACATCCGGTGCTGTCGCATACGCGATAGTAAATAGTAGTATTTGCACTTAGTCCGGTTAACGTCACAAACTCGCTTTGCAGGCTCCCATCAAAAACACTCGTGGCTGTCGGTTGCACTGTGGTCCAACTTTGCTCATTCGTCGTTGTGCCATATTTAATGTAATGGTTACTGCCGCCAGTAGGGGTATACCCCACAGTGGCCTGATGACTGGGGTTAGTGTCCCAGATCAGACGGTGATAATCACTGGCGCTGTGGGCAGTGGTGGCATATAAAGCAACCGTGGTGAGGCCCGCTAAAAGCACTCTCATAGACTCGTTTCCTGTTGTTGGTTAATGGGTCACGCCTTTGAGGCGTGTAGATCTAAACTCCGTTGGTAAGTCGGCCACCAGTAGCACAAACGCTGCGTTACGGTAGGGAAGTGGGTACTGCTCCCCGGTATGAAAGTTGACCGCGGTCGCACCTTGTTTAAAGCGTTGATAATGGCCTGAAAGAGGCTGTGAATGATCCGCACTCCAGTAATCACCATGCTTCATATGAGGGAAAAAGTCCTGAGCGATATGCACATGTCCCGGGCGGGCCGGGTTCTGCAGCAGGCTGCTTAATTCACCACTGGTAGGCAGGCGCCAATGTGTCAGGCCACACAAGGCTGTCTGCCTTGCTCTGTTGATCAGATCCTGGGTGTCACATCGCGACGATTCGAAATAGCAATCTCCCAGGTTCGCTTCGCCTCTGGCCTGACTTTGTATGCTCTCGTCAGATGAGATGTACCAGGAGTAGGTCCAGTAGCCATCATGAATGTTTTCACTGTCGGTCTTAACCTCCCATATCAGGTCTCGCTGGGTATCTAACACACAGGACCAGGGGCCCTGCCAGGGAGATAATGGATGACCTGATCGATCCAGTTTAACAAACCTTGGATGAGGCTGGACGACCGGGCTCAAAGGTTCTATCCACAACAACGAGATAACAATGACAGCGGTCGCCAATGACATTAATAGACGTGTGATCATAGCGGGTACCTTAAGATGGCTGGACGAATGTGGCGGGTGTGTGCCACCTGAGCATGGTCAAAAGCCGAAAACCACATGCAAGTACCACTTTCAAGCGGCACATCATGTATAGAGCCGGTGTTATGCTTTCGCACTAATTCAAGGGTCCAGATACCACTGTCCCAGCTACCTCGTGCTCTGACATCGGCTCGGTCTCCCTCGAACCGGTTAGAGCGGTACAGAATAGATGAGAGCTTGCTTCCGGGTAAAAACATATCCTTTTTTTCGTGATAGGGCGTGCTGCCAAACCAGGGTAAGACGTTCAGATGCACATTGCCTTTGTGTGGTAACCGTTTTGGGATAACGGTCCCTGGTGTGTACCACTGCCAGTTCATCACATAAGCGCCACTCTCTTTGCCATCAGGCTGATACCCGGCGGTATAGCGGCGTTGCCCTTGCTGCACCAGGGCCGGTGGACCAAAAAAATTATCATCGGCTTGATACATGTCATTGGTTCGCACCGCTTTCCAGTGCCATAAATCCCGTATTTCACCATCCATACTGGCGTGGAAACCTTTGCCGTGCCAATTAGGTGGCTTGCTATCTAGGGGTCGGTGGCCCAGATAGGTGGTATTGTCAGCCCCACCAGAACATGAGCGGGAAAGCATCACAGCCAGTTTGTCTTCGTAGAAAGTTCGCTCGTCAAACTGGTAAAAGCCATTTTGTTGGATTTTCCAGCCGGCCTTGGTTTTTAATAAAGGTAGGTGGTTGGTGCTCATGCTGGGATCGGTCCAACGTATCAGGAAATAGCTTTCATATTGATTCGCCAGTGCCTGCACGCGAATGGTGCTGCGGCCGCCGTTAAAGTTAGCGCCGCCATGGGTTTCTATGGTGTAAACAGGTGCTCTTAACCAGTGCGCCTCATCACCGTGCCCATCTATGTCAATGAACTCACTTGGACTCAGCGACGCGACTTCAAGTGTGTCTGCCGAATAGCGAATACCGGCATACAACAGAAGACCTAGTGTGCATACAGAGGTCAGGATAAACACACCTTGTTTCTCAACGCGAGAGGGGAGGAGCGCAAATAAAACGCGCTTGCCATACTGAATGAAGTAAATCCAGCCATGGATGAGCAGGTAAAGTAGCAATAGCCACATACTGAAAAAGTGCAGTGGCTGCATCTGCGCAACATATATACCGGCCCAGAGTAACCAGCCTGAACACAGCAGGCTTAATATAATCAGATACCCCAGACGGTTAACCCAAAGGTGATATTGGTTTGGGTTGCTGCGGTAGGGTCGCCACAGTGAAAGCAACAAAAAACAGGTCGCCAGTACACTGAGGATACTGGCACTGGCTATATGCCAAGGGTATAAGTCGCCCTCAGGCAGCAGTGGGCTAATGACCATCAGCCAATCTTGCGTTAGCAAAGAAAATCTTAAGCCGGTAAGCAGACTGCAAACCACCAATAAGATGACCAAGGCATGAAGAAGGACAAACGTGACTCTACGCATCGTAAGTTTTGTTATTCGTATGTTTAAATAGTGTAAACATAAAGGGTTGCAGTTTTATGTCAAGCACTAACTCATGAGTAAATCCATGTGATCACCAAAGAATGATTATCAACGCAATCTGATAAAACCTCGACTAAACTAAATAAGTGCCCGACGAAAGGTGAAAAAGTGAGAACCGGATGAATGAGTTTTTGTCAGAGACGACGGAAGAAGCCCTCGACAGCGGAGAAGTGATTGACAGCATGACAGACATAGTGGCCTGCTTAAATACGAGTGACTCAATCCAAAGGTTTTTGTTGGATATACACTGTATTTTGCAAAAGGTGACGTATGCGGATAATTTTTATGTCGTGCTATATCGAGAAGATGGCAGTCTGACTTTCCCTTATTTTCATGATGTAAAGGATGACATTGACCCGGAAGATTTAGAAGCATTGTCTCTGGATGAAATCGCCCATTCATTAACAGCCTATGCTTTGCAGTCGCAAAATGTGTGTAACTACACCACTGAGCAATTGAATGAAATGGTGGCAGAAGGGCGGTTAAATATCATCGGCACAGTGCCAAAACAATGGCTTTGTTTTCCCCTGGTCAATCGCAATAACTTTATGGGCGCATTTATCATTCAATCCTATCGTCGTGAAGATGAATACTCAGGTGTGATTGTCGATGTGCTGTTTACGATTAGCCATGTGATCTCCTCTGCCCTGGATGCGTTCAATAACCAACAAGCTTTAGTTGAAGCCAATACGGTATTGCAAAACTATCAGGGTGAACTAGAAATCAAAGTAGCGGAACGCACCCAAGAGCTCGAATCGAGCTTGTCTGAGTTGCAAAAAGAAATAAGTATTCGGGAGGCATTGCAACAGCGGTTGGAGCATGAAGCGCTACACGACACGCTAACGGGCCTTACGAACCGAAAATTTCTATTCCGGGAGCTGAATAATCTTGCGGAACGGTCAAAGCGTGGTTCGGTTACCGTCCATATTTTGTATCTGGACTTAGACGACTTTAAACCCATCAATGATAACTATGGCCATCACAGTGGTGATATTGTGTTGCAGGAAGTTGCCAAGAGAATACAGGGAGAGCTACGTGTTTACGATGTGCTGTGTCGCCTTGGAGGGGACGAGTTTGTCGTGGTTCTGTCTGACCCACTTGAAAAATCAGTGTTAATGCAGATCTGTTCGCGCCTTATTGCTTGTATCTCTTCCCCTATTCAACTGGAAGGCGGTGAAAAGGTACAGTGTGGGTGCAGTATCGGCGTTGCCAATAATAATGGGGTGTTCAGTGCTGAAGCTCTGCTAAAGTGCGCTGACAGTGCCCTCTATTCATCGAAAGAGCTGGGCAAAAACCAGGCATACTTTTATGAACAAGCGTCGATTTGACGACAAATCCCTCAACCCGGTATCAGCTATTTAAAAACTCTCTGCACTGGCTTTTGCTTTGCAGCGCCGATTGCATTAGGATCGGGTTTTCTCCTTAACTTTTTGGTTGTTATGGCACTGAAATTATTTTTACTGGGTTTGTTTGGCTGGTGTTTGGCTGCAAGCGCGGTTGAGGTAACAGATCTATACGAAGCCACTTTACAGGTGGATAACAAAACGCGTGCAAAGCGCGTTGTAGCCAGTCAACAAGCGCTGGACCGTGTGATCCAAAAGTTGACAGGTCGCACGGAACATTTAAATCACCCATTAATCCGGCAAAGTAAAAAACGAATTTCTGATTATATGCTTAAGTATGAGTATATCGAGTCTGCGGATGGTGATATCAAAATACGCGTAAGGTTTGAGGCAGACAAAGTCGAACAGCTGGTTAGAGACAGCAATTTACCCTTATGGGGCAACCGTCGTCCCATGATTGCAATCTGGTTGGTGATAGAAGACAACCTGAGACGAGAATTTGTTACCCAGGAAAGTTACCCCCAATTGGAGCGGTTAATTTATGACACCGCAGCAGAGTGGGGGATCCCCGTCGTTGTACCTTTGATGGACTTGGCCGATCGCGCGCAGGTCGGCATTGCTGAAGTGTGGGGAAATTTTTCGGAGCCGGTTGAAGCCGCCTCGATGCGTTATAACGCAGAGCGAGTCATAACCGGTCGTTTGTTTAAACAACCGAATAGCAGCAGTTGGCAACTCGATTGGCGCTACACAGATACGGATCAGTTTGAATCGACTCAACAAGTGGGTGACAAGCAGCAATTACTTATCGCCATGATTAACGATATGTCAACGGCACTGGCCGCCGAATATGTGATAGACCCCAATCGTTCGTATGCGACCAGCAGCACCGTATTGACCGTGGATAAGCTGACCTCATTCAGTAAAATAGAACTGGCCAGAAGGCAGTTGCTGAGCATTAGCACAGTGCAGGACGTAGATGTTATTTATCGCCAGGGGGATCTGGTCAAATTTGAAGTTGAACATGGTTCATCAGTGGTTGATCTGCAAAAATCACTCAAATTAGAACGCGCATTTAGCGTTTATGTTGACCCTCGTGCGTTTTATCAGGTTGCCAGTGCAAATAACCTGAGATATAGCTGGGTAGGGCAATAATATGATGCAGCCAATGCAAATGGCGTTGCCCGTTACTTTACCTGATGATGAAACTTTCAGTGCTTATTTCGG contains the following coding sequences:
- a CDS encoding GGDEF domain-containing protein: MNEFLSETTEEALDSGEVIDSMTDIVACLNTSDSIQRFLLDIHCILQKVTYADNFYVVLYREDGSLTFPYFHDVKDDIDPEDLEALSLDEIAHSLTAYALQSQNVCNYTTEQLNEMVAEGRLNIIGTVPKQWLCFPLVNRNNFMGAFIIQSYRREDEYSGVIVDVLFTISHVISSALDAFNNQQALVEANTVLQNYQGELEIKVAERTQELESSLSELQKEISIREALQQRLEHEALHDTLTGLTNRKFLFRELNNLAERSKRGSVTVHILYLDLDDFKPINDNYGHHSGDIVLQEVAKRIQGELRVYDVLCRLGGDEFVVVLSDPLEKSVLMQICSRLIACISSPIQLEGGEKVQCGCSIGVANNNGVFSAEALLKCADSALYSSKELGKNQAYFYEQASI
- a CDS encoding DUF2066 domain-containing protein; its protein translation is MALKLFLLGLFGWCLAASAVEVTDLYEATLQVDNKTRAKRVVASQQALDRVIQKLTGRTEHLNHPLIRQSKKRISDYMLKYEYIESADGDIKIRVRFEADKVEQLVRDSNLPLWGNRRPMIAIWLVIEDNLRREFVTQESYPQLERLIYDTAAEWGIPVVVPLMDLADRAQVGIAEVWGNFSEPVEAASMRYNAERVITGRLFKQPNSSSWQLDWRYTDTDQFESTQQVGDKQQLLIAMINDMSTALAAEYVIDPNRSYATSSTVLTVDKLTSFSKIELARRQLLSISTVQDVDVIYRQGDLVKFEVEHGSSVVDLQKSLKLERAFSVYVDPRAFYQVASANNLRYSWVGQ